TCTGGCCGGTGGCCTCCCCTCGACAATTAccacagccgccgccgccgccgccgccgcaccAGCCGAAATAATGCGCTGCAAGGAAATCGTCGTGGACGGACACAAGTACGACTTTGGCGAGCTCGGCGGGCCGCACACGGTGGTGACGAACGAGTACGATCCGCCGGCCTACTACAATTACACGTACACGCTGGACATCTGTGCGCcgctgaagaggaagggggacgtaaagaaggaggagcagtgTGGGGGGGATGCTAGAGGTTCGTttgtttttattatttccctctctctttctctttctctttctctttctctttctctcacTTGATCGCGAGGGGGAACAAACCCAGTGGGAGGACAATAACACAGaatgagaaagaaaaaaaattactAACAGACGggcaaaacaaaaaaaaacagtcTGCAGACTCAAACACCACTACTCCCCCTCGGACAAGAAATCCACCTTCGAAACAGCCACCACCCTCGCCGGCGGCTCCTCCTTCCACTACGAAGCCACCAAGCTCGATTCCTCGTCCGACCACAAAGACGGCGGCGTCAAGTTGACGTTTTCCGGGTACAAACACCAAGGACGACAGCAAAAGGTGGTTATTAACTTTGTCTGCAACAAGACCCTAACTGGCACGGAAGGCGAAGTAGAAAGCAGCGAGGACATTCAATACGAGAAACCCAAGCTTCTTCTTGCGACAAGAGATGACAACgacaaaaagaaggaagaggaaggcgacGATGGATACCCCGAAACGCAACTACTCAAGAACGAAACGGCGACGGCGCTACTGTGGAATGGGTACAAGCGGGTTGGTGACGATGTGGATCAGCTTGAGTTGACGTGGAATACCAAGTTTGCTTGTTTGGATGCTTCCGGTGGCGACAAGGATAAGCCTAAAGATGGCGATGACAAGGATAAGCCGAAGGACGGGGACAAGGACAAACCCAAGGATGGCGACAAcaaggacggcggcggcaacaagGGAGGGAATGGCGAGGAGGATATCAACAAGTCTTGGGGGTTCTTTACTTGGCTTGTGGTTCTGTAAGTCATGCCCCCACCCTCTTTTttatcttttcctttttcccccCATTTATTCCCTTCCCGTTTTATTGTATTTTGGCTCGCAAGGCTAATCAACGAACGCAAAAAAGCCTCTTCCTAGGCATAGCCGCCTACCTCATCTTTGGCTCCTGGCTCAACTACAACCGATACGGCGCGCGTGGTTGGGACCTCCTGCCGCATGGGGACACGATCCGCGACATTCCTTACCTGCTCAAGGACTGGACGAGACGGGTGTTGAACACCGTGCAAAGCAGTGGGAGTCGGGGAGGGTACTCGGCCGTTTAGGAGGGGTCATCAGTCGAGAATGGATGTGCTTCCGAGGTGGAGAGGACATTAGGGTGTAActgaagaggaggcggaagaggatgagCCGGGGGTATATGTATGAGATGTCTTAGCAGTGGGCTGATGATGGGAGGATGGGTTGACGAATGgtgaaagggggggggggggggggaagacgCAAAGGATCGGATACGACGCAAACAGaactgctgctactgcttgcttgcttgctgtaAGCTGTCAGGGCGCGCACGATGCAGAACCTCCGAAATGATTGTTTGCAATTACAagactcttttttttttgtttttttcgtACAAGTACTTACGCTAGGGATACATTTTCTTCAGGATTGGCGTTTTTGGGAATGATGGATATCCAGATCTCTCCTGTATCGGCGCGTCTTAAGCAGTGATTGATTACGTCTGTCTGGTCCGGGAAAGGCGATGTCAAGCTGGCTGTTGGGTGACACAGTCAGAGGAGATGGTACGCTTTTAAATTTCTCTGTATGATCGATCATCACGGGCATTGCCATGAAGCCCCTATATTCTTCAGATGTATTCAAAGCATGTGTCTTATTTACTTCCGATGACCACAGCCAAGGACGATAACCCCCGGGAAGTGGAGGGCTACACTCACTAGTTTCGGAACTGTCCCCGTGGGGTTCGTCGTGGCGTCGCCACCACCGGATGAAGTACCCTCTTCTGCCGTGCCGAAGGTCAGCCGAACCGCGCACGTATCGTATCACATGTCAGACTTGGCTCGTCTCGGGTACATTACAATATCAACGCCATAACCCTTCTTCTGAACTGCTTTATAGAACGCTCAAGAGGATATTCAGACAAGGTTGCATTGTGGCTGCCAACAAAGTAGGGACCATCTGCCTGCCGGTAAGTTCACAAGTTATCCGTGTCATCCAGTCGCGCGTCCCTACATACCTAAGACAAGAAGCCGAGGTACACGGCTGTATACATCCACTTATCATAACTGACAACAACTGACCGTTCATTGTTGCATTCTGAATCAACAAAAAGACACTTTTCTCTCAAAACATCAACAAATCACACTGACTTTACTTCACCTCGCGAATTCCACCGTCATTCATTCTGGGTACATCGCCTCACGGAAAACCATCATCTTGATCAATTTCGTCTCATCTCACACAACGGCcaaccaacccaaccaaccaaacaaCCAGCCGTCGCCAAGACTCCTCTCACCAACCTTAAACCAACTTCACTCACCTCTTTCTCCCacaaacaaccacaacaacaacaacaacaacaacaacaaccaccaccaccaccaaaatgGCCACCGACCAAAAACCAACCATGAAAACCCTCTTCACCCTCCCCATCGCCCCCTCCGGCTCCCAACCAGGCGGCACCCTAACCTGCACCACCCCgttctccccctcctctgACTCCCCTGTGCAATCCCGCATTTAcatcctcaccctctcctccccccccgaCAACCGCCTCACTCCCCCCCTCATCACCGCCCTCCTCCGCGCACTCGACACCCTCGAATTCTCCCCCGAGTATCCCCCAGGGGTAGtaatcaccacctcctccctccccaaaTTCTTTTCCAACGGTCTCGACCTCACCCACGCCCTCTCCgacccttccttcctccctttttCCCTTTACCCCCTCTTCCGCCGGTACTTAACCTACCCCATGCCCACCATCGCTCTCCTAAACGGACACGCCTTCGCCGGCGGCTTGATGCTCGCCATGCACATGGACTACCGCATCATGAACCCCTCGCGCGGGTTCGCGTGCGTCAATGAGCTGGACTTTGGCGTGCCGCTTAAGCCTGCTATGTCAGCTATCTTCAGAAGCAAGTGCACGCCGGGGGTTTATCGAAGTCTGGTGCTGGAGGCGCATCGGTTCGGTGGGGGGGAGGCGAAGGAAGCGGGAATCGTGGATGCCACGGGGGGACTACAGGAGGTGATCCAGTTTGTGCAGGAGAAAAAGTTGacggagaagggaaagacgGGGATTTATGggttgatgaagatggagatgtACCGGGAGACGGTGGAGGGGTATTTGACGGCTGAGGGACacgagagggaggaggagagggtacGGAGGATCgtggagggggagaaggagaggaaggaaaaggggaggaGCACAagggaggtcaaggaggggTTGAGTAAGCTTTAGGGATATGGGTATATGGAGATTTGGTGCGGTGGGAGGGATGGGAAGGAGGGTGAGAAGGAGGTTGGAAATTGGATGTGGGAATCACGGAACCATGTCGTGCACTGGACAGGTCTGCGTTGGGAATTGGGATAGTATGTAGACCGCTTCAACTGGTCAGGTGCTTGGGGATTCGGAATATTTGCAACGATTTGGTGATTGATTGACATGCTCGATAAGTATCTCGAACTGGTCACCTTCGCGCGATTTACTGTTTCAGACAAACCTCCAACAATCTCGAATATAACCATCACCAGCGACGGCAAAGGTGACGGTTGGTGAACGAAACGGCTCTGAGACACCACGACGTCACGGTCTGGCTTTGACATGTGATACCGGTTCGGCAGTCTGGCGACATTCAGCAATTGGGTGGCTTCTACCGCAACGAGCGAACCGGTGGCAGACCCCGCTCACCCCAGGTAGTCACAGCAAATGCTCCGCGTCAACCGCGCCCAGAGGTGTATCCAACAGATATAACCCCCGACACTCAGTATCATCGCCTCTCTATCTAAC
The Neurospora crassa OR74A linkage group II, whole genome shotgun sequence DNA segment above includes these coding regions:
- a CDS encoding enoyl-CoA hydratase/isomerase, which gives rise to MATDQKPTMKTLFTLPIAPSGSQPGGTLTCTTPFSPSSDSPVQSRIYILTLSSPPDNRLTPPLITALLRALDTLEFSPEYPPGVVITTSSLPKFFSNGLDLTHALSDPSFLPFSLYPLFRRYLTYPMPTIALLNGHAFAGGLMLAMHMDYRIMNPSRGFACVNELDFGVPLKPAMSAIFRSKCTPGVYRSLVLEAHRFGGGEAKEAGIVDATGGLQEVIQFVQEKKLTEKGKTGIYGLMKMEMYRETVEGYLTAEGHEREEERVRRIVEGEKERKEKGRSTREVKEGLSKL